Part of the Shewanella eurypsychrophilus genome is shown below.
ATTGATCCCATCAAGGTCATTTTTTACATCTGCAATCACACTGTCGGCATCAACACCATCATTTAAGGTGAGCGTTATTGTGGCTGTTCCTTCAATGGCAGTGGCTGAGATGCGGTCTATTTGAGTATTTTCAGTCAGGCTGTGCTCTATCGGCAGCACAATACTTTGCTCTATCTCCTTTGGCGAAGCACCGGGAAAGTCGGCACTGATCTCAATTTCATCGACTTTGAATGAGGGGGAGGTTTCTTGGACTATGTTGCCAAAGGCATAAAGACCCGATATGACAATAGCGACAGTCAGTAGGTTGACTGCAATGGGATTATCGATCATCCAACTAATGAGTCGGTTGAGTATAGAGTCAGCTTTTGTCTTGGACGCTGATTGGCAAGGCTCTGTTAATTTCTGCATTAGACTCCCCCTACCACTCGAACGTTCAAACCTGCTTGCGGTGAGTGCATTTTACTAATAATAAGCTGTTCATCATCGGCAATAACGTTATGTATCACAGCACTCGATTGATCTTGAGACAAGATGGTTATCGGTTTGCGTTTAAGTGTGTTGTTGGCACTGACCAACCAAATATTATGGTTATCAATGGCAGATAACGGCACATTCAGCGTGTTTTCTATTGGAGTAAACAAGAATCTTGCTTCTACAAAGTCACCGATAATAAGCGAGGTGGGATCTTTCAGATCGGCTTGATACTCAGCAAATACCTTTTGAAGTTGTATCTTGCTATCTAGCATTGGAAAAATATGGCTGACATAAGCCTTCACTGTGCGCTTGGTATCCGGTTGGTAGAGCGAGATAGCTTGGCCGGTTGTTACACGTGAAGCGACTTCTCTGGGTAGGTAGATGGGGACGCGCAGTTGATTGATTTCAATCAGCTTGGCGATTTCATCACCTTTGACTAAATAGTCTCCCTGGGAGACAGTTCTTGATTCAACGGCATAGTGTTTATCACTTGACCATTGGCTGCGCTTGAGATCTCTGGCGGCAATATTCATTGAGTTATGGGCAATGTTTAGTTGCGCCTTAGCTTGGCTTAATTGAGGCTTACGCAATAATAATTCCAGATTTAATGACCATTGGTTTTCATTAAAGTCATTTAACATCATCTGATAATCTTTCTCAGCGATCCTTTGCTCGCCTAACTCCAGCGCGAGCTGAGCGCTTGCTATCTCCACTTCAGCCTGTCGTTGTGATAATACCGCCTGTAAATCCGCTGGGTCTTGTTGAAAAGCGCTATCGCCAATATTGAGTATCCCACCTTCGATAAGATTGTTAGCAAGATAGCTGAGTTGACCATCAACTTGTGCGGTCAGTGTCAGCGTATTCTTGGCTATGACAGTGCCGTAGGCTGTATAGCTTGGAGTGAATGCTCCCTTATCGACCTGCATGACGTTAACGCTGATTGCTGTTTCGGTATCAGCCTTGATTGATGGAGAAGGCGCTGTGGCATGAATGATAAATGAAATAATCGCGGTGAAGGCGATAAAAAGCACTGGTATAGCTTTGGGCATAGCACGGCTGGCTATGAGTAAATTAGCGGAAGGTGTTTTGCAATTTATTGTCATTGATTTAATACCTGTACTGTACGTGAACACTTGCTCTGAGGAGAATTTATCAACAGCTAAAATCTGGCAAAGGGCTATCTATGATTGGACAGACTAACGCAGAGCTTGTGAAACAAATGTCTAACTGGGATATATAAGCTAGCTCTCACTCTTGTTTTTTTGTTGCACACGCAACAAAAGTGGGGTAGACTCTATTTTGTTGTATAAACAACAAAATGCAGAGTTTGGTTAGAGGATAGAAATTATTCACCAAGCTCAGTGATGAAATGAAGTGAATGATTAGGTTATAAACCATATGAAAGATAATATTTATAAATACATCAGTTATTTAGTCGTGACTGTCACTGTGTTTTTTTCGATATTTTTAATTGTCTCTGACAACATAGCGCCATTTACGACTCAAGCGAGTGTGCACAAAAATGTTGCCATTATTGCTGCTGAAGTGTCGGGCGTTGTGACTCATATAAATGTTGAGAACGGCAAAAGGGTTCATAAAGGGCAGGTCCTCTATAGCATCGACAAGACAGGTTATCGAATTGCTGTAAAGGAAGCCGAGGCTACACTACATCAAGCAGAAGAAGCTGATTCGGCTAAATGGCAAGAACTGGCAAAAGCCAAGCAGTCTCGACTTCAGCGCCAAGCCGAAAGAGATAACTGGCTGCATAAGTTAACACGCTACCAATCTTTGTTAATAAATGGACTGATCACCCAAGAGGAACTTGATGATGTCCAGCTTTCACATGCGGTTGCACAAAGTGCGATTATCGCAGCGGATGCAGAGGTATTGAGAATTTCCGCAGAGCTTGCACAAGAAAACGACAGCGCCGCGATTGAGCTTGCTAGAGCCCAATTAGAACAGAAAAAGCGTGACCTTGTTCATACTGATATCGTGGCGTTAGTGGATGGCTCTATCAGTAACTTGCAACTCGAAGTGGGCACTTACCTTAGTGCAGGCGATATTGGCTTGTTTATTGTCAATGAACGACATGCTTGGATCAACGCTGATTTTAACGAGAAAGGGGTGAATTACTTAAACACTGATGCTGAAGTTGTGCTGGTGTTTGATGCATTACCTGGCGAAACGTTTCGCGGCACAATCATCAATCAAGATCGCGCGATTTATGATGCATCAAGTGTGGGCAGTCAGTTGTCGGATGTCACCAACAGTGATCGTTGGATCCGTGAGCAACAAAAAATCCGCACACGCATTTCTGTAAATGAGCTAGATGCAAAATTGATTTCAGGTTCCAGAGCCACGGCCATGGTGTTAAACGGCAACAGTGTTGTTGATTTCTTTGCCATGAGTTGGATGAATGTCGTCAGCTATTTCCGTTACATCTATTAAGCAGGTTACCTATGTTTAAGACAATAGATCAACGAAATGAGGCTATCAGAGTCACCATTGGCATTACGCTATGTATGCTGATGGGACAGATCCTTAGTTTTGATTCCACCGTATACTTGGCGCTGTATCCTACGATAGCCATGACTAAGGTAAAGGATTACTCCTGGTCAGGGCTAAGTAAAACCTTTGGACCGACATTTATGGCTGCTTGTGTGGCATTGTGGATCTCCGAAGTTTTTCAGTCCCATCCTTTTATTATCTGGACGATTACGCTGCTGTTTATTGATTATATGCGTAAGCGAGCCGATACCCCCGCTAAAGTAGGTGGGTCTATCATGCCGATATTCAACTGGGTGTTGATTGTTATTTTCTCACAATTTAGTACCCAGAGTATGCCGGATCGAATTGGTGAAATTCTTCTGTCGATGTTGATCACCATGTGTGTGGCGAAAGGAGTTGTTGCGCTTTTTCCTGTAAAGAATAGTAATCCACCACCTGCTTTTAAAAGGGTCGAAGTGACCTATAAGCAACGCTTAGTCACTGTGGCTTTAATTGGTACCGGTGTTGCAGTATTGATGAACATAGATCTGCTTTCTGCCACATTTTGTATGGTTCCTGTGATTGCTGCGGCAACCCAAGTCAATCGTAAACGCTATTTTGAGGTCGTCTCACAACGATTTGTCACGCAAGTCGGTGGCTGTATGGTAGCCGTGCTTATTAGTATAGTGATAGCCGGTCACCAAACTATTTTAAGTTATTATGCCTTGATCTTGGGCGCGGCGATTTTTGCGATTGCCACGGCTATGGTTACCTCGTCGAAGATAGGCCGAGATGTTCATAGTGATGCGATGTTAGCCACAGTGTTACCGATACAATTGTATTTAGGGACATATGGCTTTGGATTCGAGAGGATCTTACTTAGAGCATGGGAACTTGCAGTGACTTTAGGTATATTGTTCCTAATATTTCAGTTAGCAAAAATTAGAGAGAATCATGTCCAAAGGGGCCAACTTAATACCAGAGTTCGACACTAGTGCTTCATTTATGATGGGATTAGCTTATAAGCAATTTAGAACCTTATCCAATCAAGCGTTATCAACCAAGCTTGATATAAGCATCGAAATGCTTGGCGCGCTGAGAGTGTTATCTCATCATGGTGAATTGGCACAACAGGGACTTGCTCAAGGTCTACAGCGTGAGCGTAGTGCCACCAAGCGGTTAGTGGATAACTGCATCAAACGGGGCTTGATTGAAGCGCACAAGAGTGAAACCAATAAAAAAGCCAAGTATTTAGTGATCACAGAGAAAGGGCTTAAGGTAAAAAATGAAGCCGGTGAGATAGTTACTGGCATTATCGAGCAATTCTTTACCCCTCTCACGCTGGAAGAACGCAGCACCTTATTGAGTTTATGTCGCAAATTAATTAAGGATGATGTCTATCTCGGCGGAGATTAACTGTTTAGTGTCTCTAGAGAGAAGTCTAGTGTTAAGGTGATGTACTTCGGAAAATCTTGCTTAATTTGCTGCTCGGCAGCGGGTAAATGGACACGACGGAGTAACTTACGAACACTTTTATTGAGATACTTACTCGATGACTTCTTGAGCAGTTTTATATTTCTAATCTCTCCCTCGCCAGTCAAGGTGAATGCCACCGTTATGCTGCCTTGATGCCGCCTTAATTTAGCCTGTTTTGGGTATCGCTTCTGTTTGAGGATCTCTAAGCGAACACTTTCTATGTATCTATTTATTCTGTTTTCGGCTGAATTACTATTATCCCGTTCTGTACCAGAGGCTGATGCATCCTCGGCTTGTGTGCTTGTGTGCACCGAGTTTGATGCCGTCTGTGAATCATTGTAGGGATCTGAGCTTTCCTTTTGACTCGATTGCAAATCGGCTGCTTGAACCGTTTCTTGTTCTAGGGTGTCTTCGTTAATGTGGGCATGTGAATCTACCTTGACTACGGCAGTTTCGGTGACCTTATCTGCTTTTGGCTTACTTTCTCTTGGTGAAGGACGTTTTTTGGGGACCTCTGTTGGCTGGGTCTTTGACGGCAGAGTGGTTGGCGGTGTCACTAGCGGAATATCTTCAGCTTGAGCTGTGTTGTCGAGGGGAGTGGCAAGGCTTTTTGTACTGCTTGGCGAGGCTATTTGGGAATGGCCAAGTTGCATAGATATTTTTGTCAGTTTGAATTGTGCAGAGTGTTCACCTGAGCCAACACTATTTGAGTGGCAACTCAACTGTACCAAGGCGAATACGTGGAGCCCAGTTGCTATTGCCACAGATATTAATGGATGTTTCATCTATTTTTCTTCTAAACGAGTGATTAATGACAGTTTGGTTATCTTGTTCTGTTTTAGCCGTGTGATCACATCGTTTAACTTGTCCATAGTGAGTGACGCATCAACCGCAATATATATAGCCTGTGCGGGTTTGAAGTGGTCTTTAAACTGAGCTAATGTCACGGTTTTCTCATGATAAATGCATTGACCTGATAAGGTCACATAGAGCCAATCATCACTGGGAATGTCGATTTCAACGTCTTGATGTCGGGTTTCGAGTAATTGTAAATCGCCATGATCATCCGCTGAGATATGACCGACAACCAAGAAAAAAATAAGCAGTAAAAAAACCACGTTAATCAGTGATAACATAGGCTCAATAGCAGGGCGATGACTTACCGAACTGTTAATTTTCATCTGGGATCACCCACTCTTCTATATTGTTATAACCGCACTCAAGGAGTTGCTCTTTTACCGAGACAAATACTTGTGCTGTCACGGTGGAGGTAATATTAATATTGAGCTTACTGATGGTATCGGCTGGCACCTCCTGACTGAATTCCTCAAGGGTGTACTCATGCTCTTGGTACCGTAAGTAGCCATTGGACAGTAAAGTAATTTGAACAGCTTTCTTGTCCTGCATTTGGCTGATACTACTTTCTACTTGAGAGAGGTAAAGATTAAGTGACTGATAGGTATCCATTTTCGTCACTAGCATAAAAAATATGAGTAAGATAAATACCACATCAATCAGTGGTGTCAGGCTGATGTGGGGTCTTCTTGCATTAGCGGTCTTCAACTTCACAGAAACTTAGCCTTGATCATTGGCAGAGAAAGATATTCTGTTAATAAGTGCTCTATCGAGGCATGTTGCCTGGTGGTGAGGCTATCTAAGTAATGCCAAGCTGCGGTGGTCGGGATGGCGACAATGAGTCCGGCTGCTGTCGTGATAAGGGCCTGTGATATACCGCCAGAAAGCATCGCAGGGTCGACCTTAGAGCCAGCTTGCTGCAGACTCTGAAATGAATCGATCATGCCTAACACTGTACCGAGTAATCCGATAAGTGGCGCAAGTGCAGAGATAACCTCAAGTATTCTCATACCGCTTTTTAGCTTGTCGATCTCCTGCTCTGCCTGGAAAGAGAGCTTGTTTTCTAACGCTTGCTTATCAAGACTAGACGCCAGAGATACAGCACAAAATTTCATCAAGCGTGTTGCCGGGTGTTGGGGGCTAATACGCTTATTTGTATAGTCTGTATGAGTCATGTTCTCTATTCTAGGGATAGCGTCTAACCAAAATTGATATTCGTTCTTTTTATAGAGTCTTAGACCAATAAAGCTAATGAACTTATAGATACATACACTAAAAGAGACAATAGATAGCGCGATAAGTAACCAGAGGCACCAGCCGCCTTGAATGAGCCAATCGGGTGAATTCACTGTACTTCCTTTCTTTGATTTAAATGTGTTCTGGCAGCCGAACCAATGACGTTAGTCATTGAATTGAATGCTAACGTGATAGCGAACATCGGTTTTATCTACAACAATTTGGCAGCCCAAGCTTTCTACTATTCGAGTGATGATTTCAGTGCCATAGCCAAATCTGCTACTCGTCACGCTATCGAGTTCGGCGATGTCATTATCGATTATCAGCTGGTTATTACTTAACGAGACCCGCACGAAACACGCGGAATAGGCGAGTGCATTACGTAATAAATTGTTGATTAGGATCCCGAGTAACCCAGCCTCAGATTGTATGATGCCGTCATTAAAAATGAGGACTTTAGGCTTGAGCGTTGGTTGTTTATTTGATGAATTGAGCTTTTCAAGTTCATTAAAAACAGCATCTCTTAGGCTTATCCGAATTTTGCTATTGGGCTCTTGTTCTCGGCCCAGTAGGAGAAAAGTTTCAATCAGACTATTCATATTGCTGGTGGCATGTTTGATTCTATTTAGGGCCGTTTCTTTAGCCTCATCGCTGGCACTCTCAAGCTTAAGTAAGCTCAGGCTATTACTGATGATAGCGACGGGTGTCCGCAGTTCATGACTCACATGCCGAGAGAACTGTTTTTCCCTGTTGAGAAAATGTCTCGAACGCTCAATCGATGAGGTGAAGTTTCGGCTTAGGGTGCCAATTTCATCAGTGCGACAGTGACCAATTAAGGGCAGTTGTGGTTCTTCTTTATCAACGTCTAGTGCCAGCTGTTTCAGAGGTTCAGCTATTTTTCGTCCGAGTAGGATAGAGACGATGAAACCTAGCAAACAAATGAGCAGAGCGACTGAGCTGAGTATCACAATGAGATCTGGCATGCTCTTGTCTAGGTTAGAGGCATTAGTTTCGTCATAAGTCAGGTAGAGGGGGATTTTCCTATTAGGAAGTGAAAATACTAATATGTGAGTATTATTAGGAATGTACTCATGAAGTCCTGGTGATAACATGATCAGATGGCTGGGAATATTGGCCTCTAGCAATGAGTGTATGCTGAGCTGAGGACGTTTCTGTTTGAAATTCTGAATCAATTTAGCGATCATTTCCATATCTGAAATTATAACTATTGCTTCATCTCCATCTGCCAGTGACTCTTTTGCTTTAAATTTTTCCTCTATTAATCTTGATTCTTCAATGACTTCAGATTGGACATTTTGTAGATAGATATGCGCCGCCTGATTTTCTATTTCATGCACTGCATGAAAGAGTAAATACGCATACAGAGCACATAACAGACTTGTGTAAATCAAAAAAGTAGCGGTTAGTACGTGGTTGAATTTATTAAACTTAAACAATTTGATAACCCTTCGCATACACGGTGCGGATGATTGTTTTGTCAAAAGCCATCTCGAGGGTGGCCCGCAGACGATAGATATGGGTACGCAGGGGATCACTTTCTGGCGGTGTCCCATCCCAGATAGCTTGCTCGAGGGTTTGTCTTGATACCACGTTAGGGTAGTGTTTAAGCAATATGGTTAAAATATTCATTTGCAAGCTAAGCAAACGAACTTGATTGCCATTACAGCACACCAATGATTGGTTATGGTCAATGGTTAACCCGGCAATATTTTGAATACCAACATCACGCCTTGGTCCACGTGATAACAAGGCTTGTAACCTTAGGTGTAATTCCTCAAGCGCAAAGGGTTTAACCAGGTAATCATCGGCTCCGGCTTGGAACCCGAGCTTTTTATCATCCAAGGTATCTCTGGCCGTTAGAAAGATCACTGGGATTGGGCTGAAGAGTTCATTTCGCAGTTTTCGGCACAAATCTAAGCCATTCATCTTAGGCATTGCGACATCAAAAATAGCCAAGTCGTATCGGTTTTTCTCTAGTAACTGTAGGCCTGCTGCACCGTTATAAGCGAAGTCCACGTCGTAGCCCAGAGCAATTAAGTAATCGGCAACGGATCCAGCTAATTCGTCATTATCTTCGACGAGTAATACCTGTGCTTTTTCAAACATAACTATGATTTCTGTTGATGGAGTTTAATGGGAATAGGATACGTTATTGATAATTCACAATTGAGCGATATCCAGAGCTAGAGGTAAGATAACCGCTAACATGTCAAACAAATGTCAACGCTAATGATATTTGTTTGCATTTGAGGGCCGCGGCTAACTTTTTATAGTTTACCGCGGGCTAAGCACTAGAACTGGTAGCTCAGTTTTAAGTTGATACTACGGCCTTCTTCATAATATTCATTAGCGGGCTTTTCACTGCCGTCACGTTCGAAGTCCATCTGATAGGCATAAGCCGTATCAAAGAGGTTGGTGATTGACAGACTAGTAACCAGTCCATCAATGCTAATGGGCTTGTAAGTCGCGTAAATGTCCATGGTGAACCAAGCATCAAAGCCTGCAGCAGGAATTTCTTCTATTACTCCGTTCTCACCAAGTTGTTGTGTGGGTACCTTGTCATGTTGTAACGCATAGGTGGCGCGAGTGCCGAGCTGTAGGGAGTCACTGATGTTATTGTTTATTGTCAGATTAAATTTGTCTGATGGTATATCGGCTAAGTACCAGCCTGTTGTCATATCGGTACCGCGGGTTTGACCGTAGGAAAAATTAACATCCCAATCGGCAAGGCGATAACTGGCAACAAACTCGAAGCCTTTTAATCGCACCTCACCGATGTTGACTTTGACGCCGTCTGGGTAGTTTTCATTGTCGGTATATGCGGTGCCAATGTAATCTTGTATATCGTTTTGGAATACGTTGATCCGAGTGGTTAAACTGTCATCGACGCTAAAAATATCTTGGCTATCCCAGACGATTCCTATTTCCTTGTTATCGGCTCGTTCTGACTTTAAGTATGGGTTGGGCTTAAAACCTCTGCCTGAGGTAAATAGTTCACCATTTTGTGGGGCATTAAGGGCTTCGGCATAAGAGGCAAATAGCGTGATGTCGTCCGTTAAGTAGTAGTTTATGTTAAGCGATTTAGATAAGCGGTCTTCCGTCCTCCCATCGCGCAGTAGTGGCTGACCATTCGCGTCAATAGCATTGGCAGATTCAATGTAGAATTCATCATAGCGTATACCCGGGATCAGCTCTAAAGACTCGGTGATCGGTAATTGGTAGTTTATCCAGCCTGCAAGTTTACGGCTCGTTGTCGTCGCTTCATCTGCTGCACTGCTATCTTCAATAATTTCTCCAGTATCAAAATCTTTTGAATAGACATGGCCATCATGATCGGTGAAGTGGCCTGACACGCCGTAATGTAGCAGAGTATTCATCGAGGCGATGGTAAAAATACTGTCGTTGCTAACATTGAATCCGATGCTGGTGTCTTTGATGTCTTGTACTTCTTCGGCAGAACGTCCTTGCTCTGCGCCATATGAATCCACATCATTGTAGTACAGCGAAGCACTTAGGTTGAGATACTGGTTGTCTGTAGCACTATCTTTCCAAACCAATGATGCACCTGTGTATTGCTCGTCTCGATAACCTATGTCATTTCTAACTTGGTGCCCATGAGAGTCATCGAGATTCAAGGTAAACTGAAGGCACTGATCTGCAGATATTTGATGGCCAAGTTTGAACAAACCACTTTTCTGGCGAGCCGCGGTTTTATCGTAAGTTCCTCCACCGCCGATTTCATAGGGGTCTTTATCAAGGTAGTAACCTGAGAGTAAGTAGTCAGTGGCACCACTTTTGCCAAAAACGGTTAACCCTGTATCTTGCTGGGCGTTATTACTGCGATAACCAAGATCGACTTTTGTACCGAAGCTTTCATCTGGTTTGAGCAGATCGAGTGCCGAAATGGTGCTGATGCTAATCTTACCTGCCGCAGCTCCAGAGCTTGGACCTGCAGTGACTTGAATATTACTCACTAGATTAGGATTAAGGTACCAGCTTCCCCGTTTAGAGGCGTAGTTACTTTGATATATACCATCGATGATCACGTACGCATGGGATTGAGGTAGGCCTCGAATGGTAATGTTTTGGTTGCCTGAAGAGGGTCCACCCTTTACGTCAACGTTGGGGATAATCTTGAGTGCATTGGGGATATTGGTTGTGCTCATGCTTTCAATCGTTGCTCTGTCGATGGCATTTACCGACTGGGTCATGGTTAAGGGATCTTGTTGATCTTCGGTTTGACTGGTAACGGTAATATTGTCGAGTCGATAAACAGTCTCTTCGTTTGTTTCCTGTTTTGCTTGGGCTGTATTACAAGCGATAGCCAGCGCAATACTGCTGGCAATATAAGTTAATCTAGATATTTTCATAATGGTCACGACCTCTCGTTAATGCGAATGATAATTGTTATCAGATTTTGAGTGGCGTGATTATAGTGTTGCAACTGTGAATAAAAGTTCACTTTATATATCTGCAATTGATTTTAAGGCAAAAGATTGTTGAGGACTTTTGTTCAGAGCTTTTGTTCAGAGCTTTTGTTCAGGGCTATTGTTGAGAACTTCTGTTGAGATTTAGCGATACCGCTGCTGCCATTATTGGGCGAGGATATGAATATAGGCTTAGCTGTGGCGCCACGGGAAGTTGACGCCACCTGTGAATATAGGGGAAAGCTATATCAGGAAAGGAAGATGATTAACTAGTTAACGACATCGAAGCTAAGAAACAGC
Proteins encoded:
- a CDS encoding response regulator transcription factor; translation: MFEKAQVLLVEDNDELAGSVADYLIALGYDVDFAYNGAAGLQLLEKNRYDLAIFDVAMPKMNGLDLCRKLRNELFSPIPVIFLTARDTLDDKKLGFQAGADDYLVKPFALEELHLRLQALLSRGPRRDVGIQNIAGLTIDHNQSLVCCNGNQVRLLSLQMNILTILLKHYPNVVSRQTLEQAIWDGTPPESDPLRTHIYRLRATLEMAFDKTIIRTVYAKGYQIV
- a CDS encoding histidine kinase dimerization/phospho-acceptor domain-containing protein gives rise to the protein MFKFNKFNHVLTATFLIYTSLLCALYAYLLFHAVHEIENQAAHIYLQNVQSEVIEESRLIEEKFKAKESLADGDEAIVIISDMEMIAKLIQNFKQKRPQLSIHSLLEANIPSHLIMLSPGLHEYIPNNTHILVFSLPNRKIPLYLTYDETNASNLDKSMPDLIVILSSVALLICLLGFIVSILLGRKIAEPLKQLALDVDKEEPQLPLIGHCRTDEIGTLSRNFTSSIERSRHFLNREKQFSRHVSHELRTPVAIISNSLSLLKLESASDEAKETALNRIKHATSNMNSLIETFLLLGREQEPNSKIRISLRDAVFNELEKLNSSNKQPTLKPKVLIFNDGIIQSEAGLLGILINNLLRNALAYSACFVRVSLSNNQLIIDNDIAELDSVTSSRFGYGTEIITRIVESLGCQIVVDKTDVRYHVSIQFND
- a CDS encoding ExbD/TolR family protein, translating into MKINSSVSHRPAIEPMLSLINVVFLLLIFFLVVGHISADDHGDLQLLETRHQDVEIDIPSDDWLYVTLSGQCIYHEKTVTLAQFKDHFKPAQAIYIAVDASLTMDKLNDVITRLKQNKITKLSLITRLEEK
- a CDS encoding MotA/TolQ/ExbB proton channel family protein, producing MNSPDWLIQGGWCLWLLIALSIVSFSVCIYKFISFIGLRLYKKNEYQFWLDAIPRIENMTHTDYTNKRISPQHPATRLMKFCAVSLASSLDKQALENKLSFQAEQEIDKLKSGMRILEVISALAPLIGLLGTVLGMIDSFQSLQQAGSKVDPAMLSGGISQALITTAAGLIVAIPTTAAWHYLDSLTTRQHASIEHLLTEYLSLPMIKAKFL
- a CDS encoding ExbD/TolR family protein, whose amino-acid sequence is MKLKTANARRPHISLTPLIDVVFILLIFFMLVTKMDTYQSLNLYLSQVESSISQMQDKKAVQITLLSNGYLRYQEHEYTLEEFSQEVPADTISKLNINITSTVTAQVFVSVKEQLLECGYNNIEEWVIPDEN
- a CDS encoding efflux RND transporter periplasmic adaptor subunit — protein: MTINCKTPSANLLIASRAMPKAIPVLFIAFTAIISFIIHATAPSPSIKADTETAISVNVMQVDKGAFTPSYTAYGTVIAKNTLTLTAQVDGQLSYLANNLIEGGILNIGDSAFQQDPADLQAVLSQRQAEVEIASAQLALELGEQRIAEKDYQMMLNDFNENQWSLNLELLLRKPQLSQAKAQLNIAHNSMNIAARDLKRSQWSSDKHYAVESRTVSQGDYLVKGDEIAKLIEINQLRVPIYLPREVASRVTTGQAISLYQPDTKRTVKAYVSHIFPMLDSKIQLQKVFAEYQADLKDPTSLIIGDFVEARFLFTPIENTLNVPLSAIDNHNIWLVSANNTLKRKPITILSQDQSSAVIHNVIADDEQLIISKMHSPQAGLNVRVVGGV
- a CDS encoding DUF2955 domain-containing protein — translated: MFKTIDQRNEAIRVTIGITLCMLMGQILSFDSTVYLALYPTIAMTKVKDYSWSGLSKTFGPTFMAACVALWISEVFQSHPFIIWTITLLFIDYMRKRADTPAKVGGSIMPIFNWVLIVIFSQFSTQSMPDRIGEILLSMLITMCVAKGVVALFPVKNSNPPPAFKRVEVTYKQRLVTVALIGTGVAVLMNIDLLSATFCMVPVIAAATQVNRKRYFEVVSQRFVTQVGGCMVAVLISIVIAGHQTILSYYALILGAAIFAIATAMVTSSKIGRDVHSDAMLATVLPIQLYLGTYGFGFERILLRAWELAVTLGILFLIFQLAKIRENHVQRGQLNTRVRH
- a CDS encoding TonB-dependent receptor domain-containing protein, which encodes MKISRLTYIASSIALAIACNTAQAKQETNEETVYRLDNITVTSQTEDQQDPLTMTQSVNAIDRATIESMSTTNIPNALKIIPNVDVKGGPSSGNQNITIRGLPQSHAYVIIDGIYQSNYASKRGSWYLNPNLVSNIQVTAGPSSGAAAGKISISTISALDLLKPDESFGTKVDLGYRSNNAQQDTGLTVFGKSGATDYLLSGYYLDKDPYEIGGGGTYDKTAARQKSGLFKLGHQISADQCLQFTLNLDDSHGHQVRNDIGYRDEQYTGASLVWKDSATDNQYLNLSASLYYNDVDSYGAEQGRSAEEVQDIKDTSIGFNVSNDSIFTIASMNTLLHYGVSGHFTDHDGHVYSKDFDTGEIIEDSSAADEATTTSRKLAGWINYQLPITESLELIPGIRYDEFYIESANAIDANGQPLLRDGRTEDRLSKSLNINYYLTDDITLFASYAEALNAPQNGELFTSGRGFKPNPYLKSERADNKEIGIVWDSQDIFSVDDSLTTRINVFQNDIQDYIGTAYTDNENYPDGVKVNIGEVRLKGFEFVASYRLADWDVNFSYGQTRGTDMTTGWYLADIPSDKFNLTINNNISDSLQLGTRATYALQHDKVPTQQLGENGVIEEIPAAGFDAWFTMDIYATYKPISIDGLVTSLSITNLFDTAYAYQMDFERDGSEKPANEYYEEGRSINLKLSYQF
- a CDS encoding MarR family winged helix-turn-helix transcriptional regulator, whose translation is MSKGANLIPEFDTSASFMMGLAYKQFRTLSNQALSTKLDISIEMLGALRVLSHHGELAQQGLAQGLQRERSATKRLVDNCIKRGLIEAHKSETNKKAKYLVITEKGLKVKNEAGEIVTGIIEQFFTPLTLEERSTLLSLCRKLIKDDVYLGGD
- a CDS encoding energy transducer TonB, whose translation is MKHPLISVAIATGLHVFALVQLSCHSNSVGSGEHSAQFKLTKISMQLGHSQIASPSSTKSLATPLDNTAQAEDIPLVTPPTTLPSKTQPTEVPKKRPSPRESKPKADKVTETAVVKVDSHAHINEDTLEQETVQAADLQSSQKESSDPYNDSQTASNSVHTSTQAEDASASGTERDNSNSAENRINRYIESVRLEILKQKRYPKQAKLRRHQGSITVAFTLTGEGEIRNIKLLKKSSSKYLNKSVRKLLRRVHLPAAEQQIKQDFPKYITLTLDFSLETLNS
- a CDS encoding HlyD family secretion protein translates to MKDNIYKYISYLVVTVTVFFSIFLIVSDNIAPFTTQASVHKNVAIIAAEVSGVVTHINVENGKRVHKGQVLYSIDKTGYRIAVKEAEATLHQAEEADSAKWQELAKAKQSRLQRQAERDNWLHKLTRYQSLLINGLITQEELDDVQLSHAVAQSAIIAADAEVLRISAELAQENDSAAIELARAQLEQKKRDLVHTDIVALVDGSISNLQLEVGTYLSAGDIGLFIVNERHAWINADFNEKGVNYLNTDAEVVLVFDALPGETFRGTIINQDRAIYDASSVGSQLSDVTNSDRWIREQQKIRTRISVNELDAKLISGSRATAMVLNGNSVVDFFAMSWMNVVSYFRYIY